In the Chlorobium limicola DSM 245 genome, one interval contains:
- a CDS encoding purine-nucleoside phosphorylase, with protein MIAQQAKIQEAVTFIRKKVQGEYPVGIVLGTGLGALAKEIDVELALDYGDIPNFPISTVETHQGKLIFGTLAGKKVVAMQGRFHFYEGYSMQQIVFPVRVMKHLGVKTLGITNACGGLNPAFSKGDIMLIDDHINLLGGNPLIGPNDPETGSRFPDMCEPYSKRILDIAEQVALEEKIRVQRGVYIALSGPCLETRAEYRMLRMLGADVVGMSTVPEVIAAVHQGTEVFGMSIVTDECFPDSLQPVSIEEIIEVSNHAEPKMTAIFKAVVAKL; from the coding sequence ATGATCGCTCAGCAGGCAAAAATTCAGGAAGCTGTCACCTTTATCCGCAAAAAAGTCCAGGGAGAATACCCTGTAGGCATCGTTCTCGGAACCGGTCTCGGAGCTCTTGCCAAAGAGATCGACGTTGAACTTGCCCTTGACTACGGCGATATTCCCAACTTCCCTATATCCACCGTCGAAACCCATCAAGGCAAACTCATTTTCGGCACGCTGGCCGGAAAAAAAGTTGTTGCCATGCAGGGACGCTTCCATTTCTATGAAGGCTACTCGATGCAGCAGATTGTCTTTCCTGTCAGGGTCATGAAACATCTCGGCGTAAAAACCCTCGGCATCACCAATGCCTGCGGAGGTCTCAATCCCGCCTTCAGCAAAGGTGATATCATGCTGATCGACGACCACATCAATCTTCTCGGCGGCAATCCGCTCATCGGGCCGAACGATCCAGAAACCGGTTCACGCTTCCCCGACATGTGCGAACCCTACTCGAAACGCATCCTCGATATAGCCGAACAGGTTGCGCTCGAAGAGAAAATCAGGGTACAGCGAGGCGTCTATATAGCCCTGTCAGGACCCTGCCTCGAAACCCGGGCCGAATACCGCATGCTGAGAATGCTCGGAGCCGATGTCGTAGGCATGTCAACCGTTCCGGAAGTCATCGCCGCCGTCCATCAGGGCACCGAAGTGTTCGGCATGTCCATTGTCACCGACGAATGCTTCCCCGACAGTCTGCAGCCGGTCAGCATCGAGGAGATCATCGAAGTATCAAACCATGCAGAACCGAAAATGACCGCCATCTTCAAAGCCGTTGTCGCAAAACTTTAA